In Actinoplanes lobatus, the DNA window CGCGATCGCCGGCCTGCTGAGCGACGTGGAGGAGCGGGCCGTGCTCCTGCGCCTCGCCGACCGGGTGTGGGACCATCTCGCCCGCCGCCGCCTCATCGAGACCGAACACCGGAAGTTGTGGGACCAGCCGGCGCTGATCTTCGACGATCTGCCGGAGTACGAAACCCCCTCCTGGTACTACACCGAACGGGTGGTCGCCGGCCTGGTGAGCGCGGCGAACCTGCTGAGCGAGGAGCCGCTCGTCAACGACCGGCTCGTGGTCCGCGCCTTCGACCTGCTCTACGAAGCCGAGCACCTGTACGACATGGAGCTCATGCGGGGCTCCGCCGATGCCAGCCTCGAGGTGATGGACGTCTTGACCGAGATCCGGGCCAAACTCGAGCGGGCCCGTGCCATCGCCCGTACCCGGCCGGGGGCCGCCTCCGCCCTGGTGAACTGGGTCCTGATGGAACTCGACGGCCTCGAGGCCGTCCGGCACAGCGAGAGCACGGCGATCTGATGTTCGTTTTCGCCGCGTCCGACAAAGGCGGCACCGGTCGTTCGGTGACCAGCAGCAACCTGCTGTACCGCAGCGCCCTCCAGGGGAACGACGTCTGTTACCTCGACTTCGACTTCGGCTCGCCGACGGCCGGCGCCATCTTCGGCATCGAGCGCGCGGAGAACGGCACGACCAGCGGTTCCGGCATGCACCGGTTCCTGCTCCAGGAGGTCTATCAACCGGAGCGGGTCGACGTCTGGACCGCCACCGACCGGCGCGGGATCCGGGACGGGCAGGCCAACACCGGCCGCCTGGTCCTGCTGCCCGGTGACGTGGGCGGCGGCGACTTCCCGGACCGCGCCGACCTGGTGGGCCGGTGCCTCGAACTGTTCCTGCGGCTCAACGAGGAGTTCAGCCTCTGCATGGTGGACCTGAGCGCGGGCCGCAACCTGGCCGTCGAGATGGTGCTCAAGGTGACCGCCATGCCCGAGATGCAGAAGATCACCAGTCGCTGGCTGGTGTACCACCGGTGGACCCGGCAGCACGTGGTGGCGGCGGGCGGGCTGGTGAACGGTCCACGCGGGCTGCTCACGATCGCCGAGAAGTCCGGGCACGACCGGCAGCAGTTCGCCAACAACCTGCGCTACGTGCGTACCGCGGTGATCGATCCGGCGCCGTCGACCCAGAGCGGCCTCACCGCGAAACAGGGCATTTGGCTCGATGAGTGCAATCGACGGCTCACTCGATTGGCTGGAGAGCACCAAGTCGGCAAAAATCTATTACTAGGGTCCGTACCACTCGATCCCATGCTCCAATGGCAAGAACAGTTGATCACTGACAAAGACGTGGTGAGCGGCGTCGCGAACCAGGAGACCCGGAACGCGTTCGACTTGCTGGCGAGGCGCCTCGTCGACGACTCCTCTTGGGAGACCCTATGACGGTCGCGCTGCACCGCATGGATTACCGGGAGCAGGCGACGGAGTATGTCGCCCCCTCCGTCGGCCTGTCGCACGTCTCACTGGAGCTCGGCCACCTCTACATGGAGGACCTGCAGGCCCGGGAGGGTGAGAGCAGGCTGGCGGACTACTTCGTGAGTGTGTACCCCTGGGTCAAGGCCATCGAGTCGATGGGCCGCTGGGGCACCACCTCGCCACGGATCAGCACCTGCTTTCTGATCGACGACTACTTCAGCCGCCTCGACGAGCCGGGCGTCATCATCAAGAAGGTCGTCGACGCGGCCGCGAAGA includes these proteins:
- a CDS encoding SCO2523 family variant P-loop protein translates to MFVFAASDKGGTGRSVTSSNLLYRSALQGNDVCYLDFDFGSPTAGAIFGIERAENGTTSGSGMHRFLLQEVYQPERVDVWTATDRRGIRDGQANTGRLVLLPGDVGGGDFPDRADLVGRCLELFLRLNEEFSLCMVDLSAGRNLAVEMVLKVTAMPEMQKITSRWLVYHRWTRQHVVAAGGLVNGPRGLLTIAEKSGHDRQQFANNLRYVRTAVIDPAPSTQSGLTAKQGIWLDECNRRLTRLAGEHQVGKNLLLGSVPLDPMLQWQEQLITDKDVVSGVANQETRNAFDLLARRLVDDSSWETL